In bacterium, the following are encoded in one genomic region:
- a CDS encoding GNAT family N-acetyltransferase has protein sequence MEIVRQASRGDIDRVIEVLDKAFNRNIVGDREVYEKKYREIEKGMDNWLVLEADGKVIGAVRIIKHWMRIGKSKILKGDVGEVSILPECQGKGYGHKLMEGTVRWMVENNYDISRLGGLCKFYKRFGYIRFPRRYIEIEIGRKAGAGASMVEEGEVMIEEEMLKKIDTFRAGDEGKCIKLRDEFNSRYNGSLIEESFGISPLFYVFREDGDVSGYIGGTRYEKEYSEFEARITIYQIAYRIDKPYVIQSLIKYINNLAYREGINRITLRIPFDPEIINAIKEIPVRFRLVETYGGISGNMLQVINMESLFRRLVPELEARLERSVMGLYTGVIRISIEKGNVILDIKRGKIDVVSNAKADTEIEIKEFYLLQLLLGLLSFSEVEVILEKKTGVKANERDLLNILFPRCPVFSGNWG, from the coding sequence ATGGAAATAGTAAGGCAGGCGAGCAGAGGTGATATAGATAGGGTAATAGAGGTACTGGATAAGGCATTTAACAGGAATATTGTTGGAGATAGGGAAGTATATGAAAAGAAATACAGAGAGATAGAAAAAGGTATGGATAACTGGTTGGTTTTAGAGGCGGATGGTAAGGTAATAGGAGCAGTTAGGATAATTAAGCACTGGATGAGGATAGGTAAGAGCAAGATATTAAAAGGAGATGTAGGTGAGGTATCAATACTGCCTGAATGTCAGGGTAAGGGATACGGACATAAGTTGATGGAAGGGACAGTAAGATGGATGGTAGAGAATAATTATGACATCTCACGGCTGGGTGGTTTATGTAAATTTTATAAAAGGTTTGGTTATATAAGATTTCCGAGGAGGTATATAGAGATAGAAATAGGGAGGAAAGCAGGAGCAGGAGCATCTATGGTAGAGGAGGGAGAAGTTATGATAGAAGAAGAGATGTTAAAGAAGATAGATACATTCAGAGCAGGAGATGAGGGTAAATGTATTAAATTAAGGGATGAGTTTAATTCCAGATATAATGGTTCACTTATAGAAGAAAGTTTTGGCATTTCTCCATTGTTTTATGTTTTCAGAGAAGATGGAGATGTTTCAGGTTACATAGGTGGAACAAGATACGAGAAAGAATACAGTGAGTTTGAGGCAAGGATAACTATCTATCAAATTGCATACAGAATAGATAAGCCCTATGTAATCCAGAGTTTGATAAAGTATATAAACAACCTTGCATATAGGGAAGGGATAAATCGTATCACATTGCGTATACCTTTTGACCCTGAAATAATAAATGCTATTAAAGAGATACCTGTAAGGTTCAGGTTAGTGGAGACATATGGAGGGATATCAGGTAATATGCTACAGGTTATTAATATGGAATCATTATTCAGAAGGTTGGTTCCAGAGTTAGAGGCGAGATTAGAGAGGTCAGTTATGGGGTTATACACAGGAGTAATAAGAATTAGTATAGAGAAGGGCAATGTAATACTGGATATCAAGAGAGGTAAGATAGATGTAGTAAGTAATGCGAAGGCAGATACAGAGATAGAGATAAAAGAATTTTATTTATTGCAGTTATTACTTGGTCTTCTGTCTTTTTCCGAGGTAGAGGTAATTTTAGAGAAGAAGACAGGAGTTAAAGCGAATGAGAGGGATTTATTGAACATCCTTTTCCCGAGGTGTCCTGTTTTTTCTGGTAATTGGGGATAG